Proteins from a genomic interval of Lolium perenne isolate Kyuss_39 chromosome 1, Kyuss_2.0, whole genome shotgun sequence:
- the LOC127300314 gene encoding long-chain-alcohol oxidase FAO2 — translation MAVQGGDGQRKEEEKGSRPGPHPQLCGWRRDGRKYTHGLHPAQMEALRAMCGAFIPSLPAEEAAGAGGRADPPGGKDLERFYLASAADAAIPDEVAELMVTRCIREAVLLGWVVLWMLGTRVGTLLLCGTLSLSGAAGELPSVRRFADMPLERREAALQRWNRTRWFFPLRIVFALVKILSHYVFYAMVNEKSKNPHWNAIGYRVEEWREEPEEPVAPAPARSRPLDNGVVETRALNDTTLLRSLADKGLAAKLGSSDTHHTVECDVVIVGSGCGGGVAAAMLASAGYKVVVVEKGDYYTADDYSSIEGPSMERLFENGGIFCTSNVTTMLFTGTTVGGGSAVNWSASIRTPGEVLQEWSREHGLPLFASPGYQQAMDAVCARLGVTDGCLEEGFQNKVVRRGCEALGLPVDAVPRNSSKGHYCGSCNFGCPTGDKRGTDTTWLVDAVKNGAVVLTGCKADRFILERISGKNGRSKKCAGLMATCLSKGITKKLRIEAKVSISACGALMTPPLLHRSGLRNRHIGQNLHLHPVSMAWGYFPENKQGPPITGKSYEGGIITSMHRVTERTIIETPALSPGGFAAMVPWESGRDMKERMRRFARTAHAFALVRDRGAGTVDCEGRLRFTPSREDTRELRNGLRRVLRILVAAGAAEVGTHRSDGLRLRCKGVRDEDLEAFLDEVSIEKGPMHSTTDKWGVFSSAHQMGSCRMGSSSKDSAVDGSGQSWEAEGLYVCDGSLLPTAVGVNPMITIQSLAYCLSKEIAQSLAHAKKH, via the exons ATGGCGGTGCAGGGCGGCGATGGTCagcggaaggaggaggagaaggggagCCGCCCGGGGCCGCACCCGCAGCTGTGTGGGTGGAGGCGGGACGGCCGCAAGTACACGCACGGGCTGCACCCGGCGCAGATGGAGGCGCTCCGTGCCATGTGCGGCGCCTTCATCCCCTCGCTGCCGGCCGAGgaggccgccggcgccggcggacgcGCCGACCCGCCCGGCGGCAAGGACCTCGAGCGCTTCTACCTCGcctccgccgccgacgccgccatCCCCGACGAG GTTGCCGAACTGATGGTGACGCGCTGCATCCGGGAGGCGGTGCTGCTGGGGTGGGTGGTGCTGTGGATGCTGGGCACGAGGGTGGGCACGCTGCTGCTGTGCGGCACCCTCAGCCTCTCCGGCGCCGCCGGCGAGCTCCCCTCCGTGCGCCGCTTCGCCGACATGCCGCTGGAgcggcgggaggcggcgctgCAACGGTGGAACAGGACGCGCTGGTTCTTCCCGCTCAGGATCGTCTTCGCCCTCGTCAAGATCCTCTCCCACTACGTCTTCTACGCCATG GTGAACGAGAAATCAAAGAATCCACACTGGAATGCCATTGGGTACAGAGTGGAAGAGTGGCGGGAAGAGCCAGAAGAACCAGTGGCGCCAGCGCCAGCACGGTCGCGGCCACTGGACAATGGCGTCGTGGAAACCAGAGCACTGAACGATACCACCCTGCTCAGGTCACTCGCGGACAAGGGGCTCGCCGCAAAGCTGGGCTCATCGGACACGCATCACACGGTGGAGTGCGACGTCGTCATCGTCGGGTCCGGCTGCGGCGGTGGCGTCGCTGCGGCGATGCTCGCGTCCGCGGGTTACAAGGTGGTCGTCGTTGAGAAGGGCGACTACTACACCGCGGATGACTACAGCTCTATCGAGGGCCCGTCCATGGAACGCCTCTTCGAGAACGGCGGCATCTTCTGCACGTCGAACGTGACGACGATGTTATTCACGGGCACGACCGTGGGCGGCGGCTCGGCGGTGAACTGGTCGGCAAGCATCCGCACCCCGGGGGAGGTCTTGCAGGAGTGGTCCCGAGAGCACGGGCTCCCGTTGTTCGCCAGCCCCGGGTACCAGCAGGCCATGGACGCGGTGTGCGCCCGTCTCGGCGTCACCGACGGGTGCCTGGAGGAAGGGTTCCAGAACAAGGTGGTGCGCCGCGGGTGCGAGGCGCTCGGGCTGCCCGTTGATGCCGTGCCGCGCAACTCGTCCAAGGGACACTACTGCGGGAGCTGCAATTTCGGCTGCCCCACCGGCGACAAACGCGGCACCGACACGACGTGGCTCGTCGACGCTGTCAAGAACGGCGCGGTGGTCCTGACAGGGTGCAAGGCAGACCGCTTCATCCTCGAGAGGATCAGCGGCAAGAACGGCCGGAGCAAGAAGTGCGCCGGCCTGATGGCGACGTGCCTGAGCAAAGGCATCACCAAGAAGCTGCGCATCGAGGCCAAGGTGTCGATCTCGGCTTGCGGGGCGCTCATGACGCCGCCTCTTCTGCACAGAAGCGGGCTCAGGAACCGGCACATCGGCCAGAACCTGCACCTCCACCCAGTGTCCATGGCGTGGGGTTACTTTCCGGAGAACAAGCAGGGACCGCCGATCACCGGCAAGTCCTACGAGGGCGGCATCATCACGAGCATGCACCGCGTCACCGAGCGCACCATCATCGAGACGCCGGCGCTGAGCCCTGGAGGCTTCGCGGCGATGGTGCCCTGGGAGTCGGGCCGCGACATGAAGGAGCGCATGCGCCGGTTCGCGCGCACGGCGCACGCGTTCGCGCTAGTCCGCGACCGCGGCGCGGGGACGGTGGACTGCGAGGGCCGCCTGCGCTTCACACCAAGCCGCGAGGACACCCGCGAGCTGCGCAATGGCCTACGGCGCGTCCTGCGCATCCTGGTGGCCGCCGGCGCGGCGGAGGTGGGCACGCACCGTAGCGACGGGCTCCGGCTGCGGTGCAAGGGCGTGCGCGACGAGGACCTGGAGGCGTTCCTGGACGAGGTGAGCATCGAGAAGGGCCCCATGCACTCCACGACGGACAAGTGGGGGGTCTTCTCCTCCGCGCATCAGATGGGCAGCTGCCGGATGGGCTCGAGCTCCAAGGACAGCGCCGTGGACGGCAGTGGCCAGAGCTGGGAGGCAGAGGGCCTGTACGTTTGTGACGGCAGCCTCCTCCCCACCGCCGTTGGCGTCAACCCCATGATCACCATACAGTCCCTCGCTTACTGCCTCTCCAAGGAAATCGCCCAGTCCTTGGCGCACGCCAAGAAACACTAG